Genomic window (Centroberyx gerrardi isolate f3 chromosome 9, fCenGer3.hap1.cur.20231027, whole genome shotgun sequence):
aatggagtggaaacaATATGGccgttcagtctgaatatcaggctacttTAGTTCCTGTGCagttcagctgttttcagaaggctGACACGGAGCTGCTAACTCTCTGTGGACAAACAAGCTTCACTGATATGAATCACTcgtttttgggtgaactgttcctttaacgCCGTCACAGAGCAGCCGTCACCTGAGCCTGCAGCAGGCGGAGCTGCCGgtcctgctggaggaggagccggTAGGCGTCGGGCGGCGGGACGCCCTCCGCCCGCCGCTCACAGCAACGCCAGGGAGGAGACGCAGGAGGAGGCGCAGGGAGCTGAGGGACGTTTGGTTCGTCCGCCGGGTGACGTGCCGGGCTGCGGTGGGGGGGGTGAGGCGTTTCTaatgggtggtggtggtggagggaggggtgcaTTTGGTGAGAGGAGAAGGGACAGCTgtttgggaggggaggggtggagtcACTGTCCCACtggccaggaggaggagcaggatggagggagggaggaggaacagggtggagggagagaggaggaggagcagggtggagggagagaggaggagcagggtggagggagggaggaggagcagggtggagggagggggaacagAAGATGGAGGTGCAGTTGTAGGTGTGGGGGGGGCAGCAGGAGTGGGGCGGCTCCAGGTTGGAGTTGGGGGTGCTGTGGaggtgtgtgagggggaggggcGCTGGTCTGGGAgcggaggaggtggtggagggggagggggagggggaggcctTTCCAAATGGAGAAGCAGACTTCCTGTTGGCAGCCGGACTgaaggaaggggtggggggggcggggaggaggtgggggggcgcTGGAGGAGGCCTGTGGGAGGAGCCAGGATCCTGCCGGCCAATCCCGTTGGAGCTGACGAAGCTGCTGTCAATCAGCAGAGAAAGTTCTGGAACAGACGGCTGCACTCGCCGGGcctgaaacacaacacacacacacacacacacacacacacacacacactgacctgatCAATACTTCACTAGTTAAAGAAAAACTTGATCACTATAGCACTAGTTATTGATCAGACGGACCTGTggagcgggggggtgggggttgggggaggGTCTTGGAGAGAGGTCTTCCTCTTCGACTCCGGAGTCCTGGTCGCTGACGGACAGAGCCGGGACGGGTGGGGGGGCgctgtgggggaggggggagggggagggggagggggcgggggggcatgAAGACAGGAAGCTCACAACATTCAGCCAAGATTTCTACCCACAATGCATCTCCAAGTGATTTCTGCTGAGTTAAAGGACAATTCTTTGctcatgttttttatttttccatccctttaatgttaattctgacAGTTTCTACCTGCTGCACCAAGATCACGGatattttaaaattcaaacagcagagaaaacaactggagactctgattcagtcagtaaagtcaATTCATCGCTGAATGAGAAGCATCAGAACGCCGATATGAGACTGGAAACTTTTACAGTTTGAAATAAGCTCCGTTCAGCGTTTCATATCGACGAGTCTCACTCAGGAAAACCAGGAGAACCGAGACGAGacggacgggacgggacgggacacgGTTACACATttaaactgctgctctcttcttcacttacttaatatttagacagagtttgtttcagaatatttactgtgaaaaacaactaagacgAAGGAGAAACATCAAGTATCTCCTGACGTGATTAAAGCTGGAGAAGCATCAGGGTGTGAGGCTGATCCGTCCTCCGCCTACCTGAAGGAGCGCTGAGCGTCTCTGAAGATCTGCGTCCGCCTGCCGCTCCGCTCAGCGGCGAGCTCGCACCGCAGCGCCCGGCCGCCCGCCTCCACGTGCTGCAACACACATGACACCGGTGTTAcggtgcgttcacactgcacgCTACCAAACAGGAAGTCATTCGTTTTTAGTAGGAAGTAGGCAAGTTACCTCATCCACATAAATTTTTCTGTATTGCCATTTACCCccttttttttgtaacatttatatatttagatactgtatatttactcAAGCTAGGCCACTTTGCATAGATAGTTGTATACTTTATCTCTTATTATACAAACTGATCTTTATTTATGTGATAAATGCTGGCCTttttattaatgtattaatgtAAAAAATGCTGATTTATTGATGTAATAAGTATGTTGATAGGCTAATTTGTTTGATTGGTGTCCTGCAGCCGTTGTCAATGACGACATAACCTATAAGTAATCTATAAGTAGCCTACAGGTGGCGTCATTTCCATGTTTGATGCTTTGAAGAAGGTCTGTGACCGAAACGTCGCAATAAACTGGGATTTGCAAGTAGATGATGAGCAGGAGCCTCAAATACTAAAGTTGCAATAAGtgaaattttctgaccactagagggcgacagaaacagcaaaacatttgtaaataaagcacagcaaagccactcctccctccctctcctgcactacggaggccagCCAGGGACAAACATGACAAAGCagcgtgcataaatgctaacgGCTAAGCTAACTGttcctacagagaagtgtcaccggttaccagtctcactgaCAGATCTTtgtcctgctgaaggtcacatgactcacaatgacaagtgaagaggcaggtagcaagttcactagtttaacagtttactagtttaacaagtttaacaagttaactcgctcgcttcatcgattcctcCATTATGAGAATATGTTCAgcgatgggagggggagagacaagctagtttaaaaaactCGTAAAGCtcctggagggagggggaggagcttcctTCAGGAGCGgaatctgacaacaagctttagaaaagaggagaaaacagcaacacagctggatactggtttatatcattatgtctcaatgaaatctccacatagcaattaataataatcacaaaataaaaacatgccGATACCTGGTAGAGTGTGAGGGACTGGGAGGCGGACAGCAGCTGGTACTCCATCTCCGgcaggccccgcccccctccggACGGcaggccccgccccccgccGGCCAGACGGCACTGGTAGAACCGAGCCGCTCTGTGGGTCGGACCGAACAGAACCACCAGGAAACAGCCGCTCTCCGACAGAACTCTGCAACACAGCAGCGAGGCTCCGTTAACACCGCCGCCATGTtagtttctcctctctccattaaTGCCACTGAAGAGTGTCGACCACAGAACTTCAATGGACGGAACGGTCATTCCcgttcaaatcaacgttcctggacggtcggagcggcggccatcttgctgtgacccgtcggactagcttctgtataaagcgactcacagcaagtcactgagctgagaggttttacagcaagaaccaaagcagcttctctgtctccttgctgccatggattgctaacatgctaatgttgactagaagagctagagagagaagtacagtctgtgatgaagctacgttagcctcgtcgctaacgttagcttccagttgagttctgacagtttgctaacagactcacctgctcagttctcacagtgtgacagactttacaccttaatgtccagactgtgttgtcgccatagcaactaacacttaaaattccataatcgccattttatgtTGCACTAGCCAAAATTAagtcaaaactatcttatattttagattctttgccttgatggaaaggcaaaggctttggaaagaaattcatacataggatcaacttcactatttatatttgtctaagaaactcatttcaagcatttaagcagaaacctttagatcagaatgctttaagagaatgaggaaGTCAGACTGTTCTTCCAGTCTGAAGCTCCTGCTGTCCTCAGACTGATTTCAACACGACAACAAACTGCTGCACCAACAGAACATGGTGTTGAACAGCAGGTGGATTTCTTCTTCCTTTATAACTCCGCTAATTATCGAGTTTAATGggactattttcactttttccattactgtgCACCAGAGGTGGGGatttgagtcacatgacttggactcgagtcacacttgagtcacaattttaatttctTGAGATTTGACTTGCCGCaagaagagaagacttgagacttgacttgacttgggacttgacattaatgacacgGACTTGACtcggtaatctacatttagacttgggactggaCTTGGGACCGGAGTAAAGACTCTGTCATTCCCACTTCACTCACCGGTCCTGCAGGGAGGAGCTGAACAGGAACCTCAGACACCACGCCCACACCTGGGGGTTAGAGACCTGCTGGACTCCACTCAGCCACCTgccacacacagaaccacagaaccagtcagcacacacagaaccacagaaccagtcagcacacacagaaccacagaaccagtcagcacacacagaaccacagaaccagtcagcacacacacagaaccacagaaccagtcagcacacacagaaccacagaaccagtcagcacacacacagaaccacagaaccagtcagcacacagagaaccacagaaccagtcagcaccacacacagaaccacagaaccagtcagcaccacacacagaaccacagaaccagtcagcaccacacacagaaccacagaaccagtcagcacacacagaaccacagaaccagtcagcaccacacacagaaccacagaaccagtcagcaccacacacagaaccacagaaccagtcagcaccacacacagaaccacagaaccagtcagcaccacacacagaaccacagaaccagtcagcacacacagaaccacagaaccagtcagcaccacacacagaaccacagaaccagtcagcacacacacagaaccacagaaccagtcagcaccacacacagaaccacagaaccagtcagcacacacagaaccacagaaccagtcagcaccacacacagaaccacagaaccagtcagcaccacacacagaaccacagaaccagtcagcaccacacacagaaccacagaaccagtcagcacacacagaaccacagaaccagtcagcaccacacacagaaccacagaaccagtcagcacacacagaaccacagaaccagtcagcacacacagaaccacagaaccacagaaccagtcagcaccacacacagaaccacagaaccagtcagcacacacagaaccacagaaccagtcagcacacacagaaccacagaaccagtcagcacacacagaaccacagtaccagtcagcacacacagaaccacagtcagcacacacagaaccacagaaccagtcagcacacacagaaccacagaaccacagaaccagtcagcacacacagaaccacagtaccagtcagcacacacagaaccacagaaccagtcagcacacacagaaccacagaaccacagaaccagtcagcacacacagaaccacagaaccacagaaccagtcagcacacacagaaccacagtcagcacacacagaaccacagaaccagtcagcacacacagaaccacagtaccagtcagcacacacagaaccacagaaccagtcagcacacacagaaccacagaaccagtcagcacacacagaacacacagaaccacagaaccacagtCGGCACCAGGCAGCGGAGCAGGAACAGACTCACACTCCCACCAGCGGCAGGCCGGAGGCTTTGGGGTCggactccagcagcagcagcagcttccgGGTCTGGTCCATGGTCAGGAAGCTGAGAACGAGACAAACACCGGCGTCAACGACCGAGCCGAGATCCGACCGCCGGACTCCGTCCCGCCCCGGTCGGGGTCCGAGGCCTGGAGGTCCGGCTGAAGACCGACTCACACCAGAAGCGACGGTGCACTAGCGGGTCACCAGCAGTTTATTAAACAACAAACAGCCTATGGGTTCGTTTTCTGTGAATAGTCCGTTTTAATGTGGATAGATTTACTaatgacatgaataatgtgCTAAGTTAATGTTTTCAGATCTTAACATCGTACAAAGCAGCTGAACGAATTCAACAATGATACTATCTAGGCTTCttttgaatatgtaaataaccTGGTGTCTCCGTCCTTTCAGATATTATCTGCCTGCCTGTGACTTTTTGGCCAGGTTCTGATATGTTTTTAAAGTGGAATTACTCTTTGGTGCTCCGGCGCCTACAAAACTTCCGCCTCCTGTAAATGTCGGAATGCCATTGGACGCCTCGTAGAGGTCAGCGTGTTTGGAGGTTAAAGTTCAATATAGTTGAACTTTGGGGGCAAAACCTGGTGAAAAATCAAGGTGGTGCGCGCCGCTTTCAGCTGTGCAGCCGTCCAGGAGAGCGCTCACTGAAAACAAGTCGCTCTGTGCGGTGCAGTGCAGCTCGTTTGGTGTGAACGCCCGGTGAGGCGGCGTGTCGGCTGCAGGCTGTTCCATCAACTTCTGatccatttaaaaatgtattgatttgaCGTGCCGTGCTACAGACAGCAGCACCACcagacaaactttttttttttacttttgaagGAAAAGGCTTCGGTACAAGACTGTGTTTACAAGTGCAGTTActgaactacatttcccatgaagcCTCTCTTCATCGTAATGAGCGAACCAAACTGATTGGGCCTATTCCCTGCCGGGTGACAGAGTCCTCTAACCAAACAGCAGAACTATCAGCAGCCTTTAAATCTCCTCGTCAGCCTGCAGCTCACCAGCAGCTGAGTGTCTTCTGTCAGCAGCTTGTCAGCTTTCGGATGGCTTATGGATTTGGAACAGTCCAAACCAGGAAGTTGTGCCTTGTTTGTACTGAAGGGATGCTGGGTAATGTAGTGTGATAAACATAAATATGTTTAATCGGGGCGTCCCGGTGGCTCAGTACCACATCTACACAACGTCCTGGTTTGAATCTGGACCGGGTCTCTCTGTACTGTGACTGTCCAATAAAAACTGTCGCTCCCTGTACGGCCGCACCGCGTCGACCCGCCGACCCGACACGTTTGACCCGTCTCACCCTCTCTGGCGGCCGGCGGCGTGCGGCGGGCCGGACAGACCGCTCAGGCTCCGCAGCAGCGCGGTGGGGATGATGGGAAGGGAGCGGACGGCCTGAACCTCCAGGCGGACGGCCGGAGCGACGGCCGACCAGCGAAGACTGAACGCCGCGACGTCCGCCTGCTGCTGGCAGCTgacgtgacctctgacctccagcaGCTGGGGCAGCTCCAGAgcctgtctgctgctcagacAGCGCTGCAGcacctggagagacagacaggtcagacagacagacaggtcagatcgacagacagaccagacagatcttgtgtcacacacaccttgaaGGATGCGTGGAGATCCGCTGCTGATTGGACGTCATCGTCTGGCTCCGCCTCCCTCTGAGAGAACACCACAGGAACCAGAAGGTCTCCCGGCAGCAGAGCGGAGGGAACCTTCCCAGAAGCCCCGGGCGGCTCCCGGCCCGGGTCGAAGCGGTCCAGGGTCACAGTGACTCCCTGCTCATCTGGAccggagggagagggaagacaaCATTCAGTTTGTGTTGTTTAACCAGGAgacgctctctctccttcagagaggaggaggctgaggccCGATCCCAAACcggcccctcccccctccctcatgtgtgggaaaccctgctACTGTGATCCTGTAATCAGAACATGACAACAGCGTGAGTCTCACCTGGATCCACGGTGACGGAGCCCAGCAGGAAGCAGCTGGAGCGCGGCCGGCCGGCCCGCCGGGCGTGGCGCTGCGCCAGGCGCAGAGCtttctcctgcagcagcagccgcgGCGTCCTGCGGACACACAGCTGTCACTCGGTGCGGACTGTTTCTAATGTTtgtcttatttttctcattagtgacttcatttattcttttgttttacCTCCAACTGTTCTGTGTCTCTGTAATCTGTCCATTTCCTGTCTCATCTACTGCACTGGgaagcactttgaactgcatTTGTAcaaaaagtgctctataaataaagttttgattGATTAATAAAGCTGCTGGATTTACCTGTAGcagcagaggtggaggaggagctggtcTCCGGCAGGACTGGGGTCCCACAGGGCGGACTGGGACTTGGGGAAGGTCAGCGGAGTGAGAGCGTTCCCCGAGGTTCTGCAGAGTcaaaacatgagagagagagagagagagagagagagagagagagagagagagagagagagagagaggagcattaCTGCTTCATGCAAAATACAGTaagacactgaactgaactgatatGAAGGAAACACACTGATCTACATATGAAGCTGCAGTCCAGATGCTTTATAAGTCAAGGTTTTAAAAGGTACATTCAAACTTTTGTTCTTGtgaccatatatatatatatatatatatatatatatatatatatatatatatatatatatctcaccTTCAAAAACAGAGTTTcgacagtcaaaataaaagcagaccACCatgaatgaatttaaaaagcgatggaacagtgtgaaacaggaATTAAATCAAGAGAAGAGCAACACTGAAGTAAATACtacaataacaaaaataaatagtgAGGATACAAAGACAGGAAGCGCTGGAGTCAGAAATAGAAGAGACAGTTCATCTTGTCCCGACTGAGGGGAAATATCTGTCCCTGTCCTCCGAACCTCCTGAACCCTCCTGTCCCCCGAACCTCCTGaaccctcctgtcctcctgaaCCCTCCTGTCCTCCAAACCTCCTGaaccctcctgtcctcctgaaCCCACCTGTCCTCCAAACCTCCTGAACCCTCCTGTCCCCCGAACCTCCTGAACCCTCCTGTCCTCCGAACCTCCTGaaccctcctgtcctcctgaaCCCACCTGTCCTCCAAACCTCCTGAACCCACCTGTCCTCCAAACCTCCTGAACCCACCT
Coding sequences:
- the stil gene encoding SCL-interrupting locus protein homolog encodes the protein MSCPVNLQALPTRVLQEVFTPETVRVRTSGNALTPLTFPKSQSALWDPSPAGDQLLLHLCCYRTPRLLLQEKALRLAQRHARRAGRPRSSCFLLGSVTVDPDEQGVTVTLDRFDPGREPPGASGKVPSALLPGDLLVPVVFSQREAEPDDDVQSAADLHASFKVLQRCLSSRQALELPQLLEVRGHVSCQQQADVAAFSLRWSAVAPAVRLEVQAVRSLPIIPTALLRSLSGLSGPPHAAGRQRGFLTMDQTRKLLLLLESDPKASGLPLVGVWLSGVQQVSNPQVWAWCLRFLFSSSLQDRVLSESGCFLVVLFGPTHRAARFYQCRLAGGGRGLPSGGGRGLPEMEYQLLSASQSLTLYQVSAGGRALRCELAAERSGRRTQIFRDAQRSFSAPPPVPALSVSDQDSGVEEEDLSPRPSPNPHPPAPQARRVQPSVPELSLLIDSSFVSSNGIGRQDPGSSHRPPPAPPHLLPAPPTPSFSPAANRKSASPFGKASPSPSPSTTSSAPRPAPLPLTHLHSTPNSNLEPPHSCCPPHTYNCTSIFCSPSLHPWDSDSTPPLPNSCPFSSHQMHPSLHHHHPLETPHPPHRSPARHPADEPNVPQLPAPPPASPPWRCCERRAEGVPPPDAYRLLLQQDRQLRLLQAQIQMLLEAQGKPPPPRRPADTQTPRDTASIAVGTGASLFWGTPVQPVGGAEDDDITGQEAPCSPSGQPNSSGLQSPVLGESASMYLQQRFHQDLDHHPQNQERFHQDLDLHPQNQERFHQDLDLHPQNQERFHQDLDHHTQNQERFYQDLDHHPQNQERFYQDLLGQLTSRLQASGSLCSLPEEAPEEAPEEAPASGGRDPVLAATLRRLQQLGVDVDEDLSRGDRTRRDAVESASTLACINPAAVLPRLHLVEPVCGGSLAGGSVDLSLEANAIALRYLSDSQLCRLSARPGRSDAVLSPSNMSLASRRYMRRYGLIEEEEEEEEEEEEEQGVGPGQREASARQPPSAGLNVKLLPQSQLIRDLRPKMRLLAGADDKENRAAGRPSLGGASGRQPEGSVGNFLDLSRLRQLPKLF